AGTTATTTTTAAGGAAGATAACCAGGTAAAAGGGCTTACCACTGCATGTGTGATCTGGATTGTTGCTGCCATAGGTATGGCCATTGGCTCCGGCTACATCGAACAAGCCATCGGAGTAACCGTAGTGGTGCTATTGGCTCTATTCACCTTCCCCTTTTTGGAAGAGGTGGCCGAACGTCGCTTTACCAGAAGAATATATCGGATTGTAAAACGATATGAGGGCGAAAGTCTTGAAAAATACGAGCAGGACATCAAAACCTCTAAGCTAAAACTTACCCGCGGTAAGCAGGAACTTGCCAACGGCATCATTAGCGGAACATGGATTGCAATTGGCAGTCCGGAGAACCATAAAACATTCGTGGACCGGATGCTGCAAGACAAAAACATCATTGCATTCGATTTTTAGGCCGTATCATTCTTGTAATGTACAAATAATCTCAACAAACTATAGTAGCTTTGCATTATGCAAAGGGAACAGATCTCGGTATTCGACATTTTTAAGATAGGTATTGGCCCATCAAGCTCACACACTTTAGGTCCATGGAGAGCAGCGCAGCAATTTACAGCTTCGCTAAAAGAGAAAGGATTATTGGCACAAGTGGAGCAGGTAAAGATCCTGCTATATGGTTCTTTGGCCAAAACGGGCAAAGGACACGGAACAGATGTAGCCATATTACTAGGTCTTACAGGTGCCGATCCGGTTACTTTTGATGTAAATGCCATCGACAGTACCATTGCAACAATTAAAGGCGATCAATTGCTGTCTCTCGGAAATGAGCAACTGATCACATTCAATTACAATGATGATATGGTTTTCCTGTTTTTCGAAAGCCTGCCATTTCATCCTAATGCAGTTACTTTCCAGGCTTTCTTAAATACGGGGAAGGCATTTTCCGAAACTTATTATTCTATAGGTGGCGGTTTTGTGGTAAAAGAAGGCGAAAACGGAAATGAGAAAGAGCAGGTCGACTTGCCTTTCCCTGTCGAAAAAGCCAGTGAACTATTACATTGGTGCTTATCTACCGGCCTTAAAGTATCAGAAATCGTGATGGAGAACGAGTTGTCCTGGCGTACAGAAGCTGAAACAAGAAAAGGCATTATGCAGCATTTCAATGTCATGAAAGACTGCACCTACCGTGGATGTCACACCTCAGGATTTTTACCGGGAGGACTAAATGTTGGCAGAAGAGCTGCAGCCTTAAATAAAAGATTAATCGGTAGCAGCGTTTATAACGATTATACCAGCTGGATAATGGCCATCAGAAATGGTGGAAACAGCTTTAACTATATTCTGGACTGGGTAAGCTGCTTTGCCCTGGCTGTAAATGAGGAGAACGCCTCTTTTGGCCGGGTAGTTACAGCACCTACCAACGGTGCAGCTGGAGTTATCCCTGCAGTATTACAGTATTATATCGCCTTCTGCGATGGATACACAGATGAAAAGATTACCCAGTTCATTGCCTGTGCATCAGAAATAGGTAGCATCTTTAAAAAAGGGGCAACGATATCGGCCGCAATGGGTGGCTGTCAGGCCGAGATCGGTGTATCATCAGCAATGGCGGCTGCAGCTTTAACAGAGTGTTTAGGCGGCTCACAGCGTCAAGTACTCATGGCAGCAGAGATAGCCATGGAACATCATTTGGGTTTAACCTGCGACCCTATAGGTGGCTTGGTTCAAATACCGTGCATTGAAAGGAATACCATGGGTGCGATAAAAGCCATAACTGCGAGTCAGCTTGCCTTACAAAGCAACCCTGATAAAGCAAAAGTTAGTCTGGATGCAGTGGTAAACACCATGTGGGAAACTGCATTAGATATGAATTCAAAATACAAGGAAACATCTGACGGAGGTTTGGCAACAAACATCCCGATCAGTTTACCGGAATGCTAAAATACGCGCAGCAAGCATATCACTTAGATTTTTTGCTGCGCCTTAATGGCCAGATACCTATTCACCACATTTACAGTTAATTTCTCTGGTGGTGTAAGGATGCTCAGGATACCATGTTTGGCCAGTTCCTTTACCATTAACTTTTTCTCGTAAGCAAACTTAGTGGCGATGGTCTGTATATAAATGCCTTCTACATCGTTCGCCGGCTTTTCGGTAATCATTTTAAGCTCCGTATTCTCAAAAAATACAACCAGCAGCAAATGGTATTTGGCTATACGCTTTAAATAAGGCAACTGCCTGTTTAAGGCAGACATGCTTTCAAAATTTGTAAAAAATACAATCAGACTTCGTTGCCTTAAGGTACTGCGGATACTGGTATATAAAGCCTCCATGTTCAGCTCCAGGTAGCGACTCTTTTCCTTATACAAGACCTCCATTATTTTACCTAGCTGCGCAGGTCTGCGATCTGCAGGCACCACACTTCCGGTTTTATCTGCTATCGTGATTAATCCCGCCTTATCCTGTTTTAACAAGGCTACATTTGAAAGCACCAAACTGGCATTAATTGCATAATCCAATAAGCTTAGCCCCTCGAAAGGCATTTTCATTGCTCTCGATTTATCAATAATGCAATATAAATGCTGAGCTTTTTCATCCGTATAGGAGTTTACCATTAACTCCCCCTTCCGGGCAGTGGCTTTCCAGTTTACGGAGCGATAGTCATCGCCCTGCACATAATTCTTTACCTGGTCAAACTCCATGCTATGCCCAACCCGTCTGATCTTCTTAATCCCAAATTCGCTTAGCCTGTTTGATATGGCCATCAGTTCATATTTGCGCAATTGCAGAAAAGAAGGGTAAACAGGAACGGTTACTTCTTCACCAAAATTAAACCTCCGTGTGACTAGTCTTAATGGCGATTGCACATATAACCGCAGCTGTCCGAAAATATACTCTCCTCTTTTAGTTGGCCTTAACAAATAGGCAATCGTTTTCCGTTCACCCGATTTCAGGTGACTTTTAAACCAGAGGTCTCTTTTTTGAAACTGAAAAGGGATTTCATCAATAATACCGATATGAATACCAAAGGAATAAAAATTCTCTACATAGATCTGAAGTTCATTGTCATCCCCATTACTTAACCGCTCTGGTACATCCCTGCGCAAAAAGACATCGCGTTTTGCAAGGTACAACAGCACCAGATCAATCAACACCAACAAGGCCAACACCCCTACAAAGAT
This is a stretch of genomic DNA from Candidatus Pedobacter colombiensis. It encodes these proteins:
- a CDS encoding MgtC/SapB family protein, which translates into the protein MQNILENNHFLTQTEVNKFLMATLLCGLIGAEREFRSKQAGLKTMIMIGLGSTLFTILSVKIGLSSHDRIASNIVTGIGFLGAGVIFKEDNQVKGLTTACVIWIVAAIGMAIGSGYIEQAIGVTVVVLLALFTFPFLEEVAERRFTRRIYRIVKRYEGESLEKYEQDIKTSKLKLTRGKQELANGIISGTWIAIGSPENHKTFVDRMLQDKNIIAFDF
- a CDS encoding L-serine ammonia-lyase; the encoded protein is MQREQISVFDIFKIGIGPSSSHTLGPWRAAQQFTASLKEKGLLAQVEQVKILLYGSLAKTGKGHGTDVAILLGLTGADPVTFDVNAIDSTIATIKGDQLLSLGNEQLITFNYNDDMVFLFFESLPFHPNAVTFQAFLNTGKAFSETYYSIGGGFVVKEGENGNEKEQVDLPFPVEKASELLHWCLSTGLKVSEIVMENELSWRTEAETRKGIMQHFNVMKDCTYRGCHTSGFLPGGLNVGRRAAALNKRLIGSSVYNDYTSWIMAIRNGGNSFNYILDWVSCFALAVNEENASFGRVVTAPTNGAAGVIPAVLQYYIAFCDGYTDEKITQFIACASEIGSIFKKGATISAAMGGCQAEIGVSSAMAAAALTECLGGSQRQVLMAAEIAMEHHLGLTCDPIGGLVQIPCIERNTMGAIKAITASQLALQSNPDKAKVSLDAVVNTMWETALDMNSKYKETSDGGLATNIPISLPEC
- a CDS encoding DUF58 domain-containing protein → MKHFFRKYYSDLFLGKRFFVGIGLCVSLFLFSFFLPWLGDLPYIFVGVLALLVLIDLVLLYLAKRDVFLRRDVPERLSNGDDNELQIYVENFYSFGIHIGIIDEIPFQFQKRDLWFKSHLKSGERKTIAYLLRPTKRGEYIFGQLRLYVQSPLRLVTRRFNFGEEVTVPVYPSFLQLRKYELMAISNRLSEFGIKKIRRVGHSMEFDQVKNYVQGDDYRSVNWKATARKGELMVNSYTDEKAQHLYCIIDKSRAMKMPFEGLSLLDYAINASLVLSNVALLKQDKAGLITIADKTGSVVPADRRPAQLGKIMEVLYKEKSRYLELNMEALYTSIRSTLRQRSLIVFFTNFESMSALNRQLPYLKRIAKYHLLLVVFFENTELKMITEKPANDVEGIYIQTIATKFAYEKKLMVKELAKHGILSILTPPEKLTVNVVNRYLAIKAQQKI